The nucleotide window tttttataaataaaaaaaatttgcttGGACATAGGGACGTTTCACTTAATCTACTTTCGTTATTGAATGTTTGCATGGAAGCCCAGCATCTACATACATGCTAATCTAGTTTTTAATTAAAGCTGAATGAAAAATTGGTTGCTGTTTTTTTCTTCAGTATGATTGACGCTTtcctcttgatttttttttctttttctttcttgtgtACTCTTTGAAGATAAACAAGCTTgacctttttttctttctttttagtttCTCATGATTTTCTTCTTACGCTTATTCTAATGCCTTTCTGCAGGTTGAAGTCTGCATCTTTGTGTTTGATATTATGTTCTTCAACGGTGAACAGTATGTGTCTTTTATACTCAATGCTTTTTTTGTCCCTCTGCATTTCTCCTAGTGGATTATATGTTGATTCGTAATTTCCGGAGTTAACAATGCAGGCTGTTGACTCTTCCCCTCCGTGAGAGACGAAAATGTAAACCTTacctctttctctttttctccCTTAACTCAGATGCGTCATTTTCTTCATCAGGTTCATATATTCCCAAACTTTTAGGTCTAAAGGAGGTCTTCCCTGAGACTAGGCCAGGTTTTCTCGAATATGCTAAGGAAATCACTGTAAGTGCTACAGTAGCTTATGGCTTATAAGTCATAAAACATAGTAAATCAGTGCTTTGATATATTCGTTGAAACTGTTCATTGTTTATTAGGTGGGAACAGAAGAAGCTTCTATGAATAACCAAGACACTTTGTGTAGAATAAATGCGTTTCTAGGAGAAGCATTTCAGTCATCTTGTGAGGGAATCATGGTTAAGTCTTTAGATGTTGATGCCGGATACTGCCCCACAAAGCGTTCTGATTCATGGCTTAAGGTCTCGTGCTGTAAACTATCTTATCAAAGATAAATGTGCCGGAAATGGATTAAATGGTGCTAAAATTTTCTGGTCCAGGTGAAGCGAGATTATGTTGATGGATTAGGTGACACATTGGATTTAGTTCCTATAGGTGCTTGGCATGGCAACGGGAGAAAAGCCGGATGGTAATAAAAcatgtgttctttttttttttttttttggaactatAAAACATGTGTTCTTaactttctcttttttcttgaaaatgaaaaatgtgTGAATCAGCCTTGTATCTTTGAAGCTGAATTGTAAACTTAATGTTATTTTGTATGTGTAGGTATAGTCCATTCCTCATGGCCTGCTACAACCCTGAGACTGAGGAATTCCAGAGTGTCTGCCGTGTCATGTCTGGGTTTTCTGATGCCTTTTACGTCGAGGTAATTAAAAGCTCAGCAACTCTTTCACTCTTCTCCACCATTCCATCTTCAATATCAATTTAACATTGTGGCTAAGTGTACACATTCCAGTTAATGGTTCAGTTTTATTAGATTTGTAAAAGCTGAAACCAATACCAACCATTTGTAATTCGGTCTTGCAAAGTATCTATGATcatatctatatattatttgctTTTCTTGCAGATGAAAGAATTCTACTCCGAGGATAAGATCCTCGCGAAAAAGCCGCCATACTACAGAACAGGGGAGACACCAGACATGTGGTTTCCCGCAGAGGTTGTCTGGGAAATCAAAGGTGCGGATCTAACCGTCTCACCTGTACACAGTGCGGCTTTAGGTCTGGTCCATCCATCACGAGGCATCTCCGTTAGGTTTCCAAGATTCATCTGTAAAAGGGCGGATAGGGATCCGGAGGAATGCAGCACGGCGGCAGATATAGCAGAGATGTTTCATGCTCAAACCAGAAAAATGAACATCAAGTCTCAACACTAACATTGTATCTTATCTGATCAGCTACTTACCTTTTGGTTCTGTTAGGAGTTTACACAAAATGTTTTTGTGTTGCTTTTAATAGCTTGGTAAACTTAGAATGTGTAAAAAATATCTACCTAAAACTATGTAAATATTCTGTATATATAATCTATCTGCATGTTAATTTTTGTGTTTCCTGTTTGATATCACTGGGTCTGATTGCTAAAACTTCACAGGTCATAGCAGTGCAATTTTGTAGGTGTTAAATAGCCCTCACAATTGTTAGGAAGATTGAATTTGTTTGTCATTAGACCATAGGTTTTGCAAGATTAATGAAAATATGGCGGTAATGACTGTTGAAAGTCTCAGTTTCGTTTTTCATTTTCCCTCCTCGATAAAGAACACCTCCCGCCAAATCAGAAAACCGGTGATAGCCGGTTACTTTTCCTAACGGCGACCGGTCATAAGAACAACACTCGTGAACATCGAATCCATTTCCTTCCTTGCATCAACTCGAGGTTTGCTCGTTGATTGTTTCCTTCGAAAACCCTAACTTTCTTACCTTGATTGATTCTAAGCGTTTCCGCCTGATTCGCGAAAGAGTACCAACTTAAACTTTCTCGGGACTTTGAATGAAGTTTTATTAGAAGCTAGGGTtcttttgagttgttttgttttCTCGATTTTGAGGAAAAATGAGTGCGATCAATATCACCAACGTCAGCGTATTGGATAACCCAGCGCCATTTGTGAGCCCTTTTCAGTTCGAGATTTCCTACGAGTGCTTGACTTCTCTCCAAGACGGTAACCTCCACTTGTTGTCTTATTAGTTTGAATTGGATCTATCCTGAAGTTCTTGAATAACATAGTTATGTTGGTGAGACTAATCTACCAGATGTTGAAAGTTAGACTCTTTCGAGAGTTTCTTCCCCAATAGTTGTTCTCAGGATAGATGTTTTACCTAGACTAGTGGTTTCATCTGGCTTTAGATTTTTGGAAGTGTTTGTTTGTAAATGTGTTTGAACTTTGGCTTTGTAcactatgataaaaaaaaagataatacatTTTTCAGCATTTATGGATATTGGATTTTCCTGGAATATAGTATAACCTGATAAGATAGATACCTTGCTAGttttaatcttcttcttttcagCAAGTGCAATATAAAGAAAAACGATTTTGTTCACTTAGTCCCATGCTTTTGTGTTGGTACAGATTTGGAATGGAAACTTGTCTACGTAGGCTCAGCAGAAGATGAGACTTATGATCAAACTCTAGAGAGTGTGCTTGTAGGGCCTGTTAACGTTGGCAACTACCGATTTGTCTTGCAGGTAAACTAACCacatattctttttttcttttttttcttacactCCCTCACTTCAATAGCAACAGAGTTTTGATCCAACACTCCATTTTACTTTACAGGCTGATCCTCCAGATCCATCAAAGATCCGGGAGGAAGACATCATCGGTGTCACTGTGCTGCTGTTGACATGTTCGTAC belongs to Brassica rapa cultivar Chiifu-401-42 chromosome A07, CAAS_Brap_v3.01, whole genome shotgun sequence and includes:
- the LOC103831126 gene encoding probable histone chaperone ASF1A, translated to MSAINITNVSVLDNPAPFVSPFQFEISYECLTSLQDDLEWKLVYVGSAEDETYDQTLESVLVGPVNVGNYRFVLQADPPDPSKIREEDIIGVTVLLLTCSYMGQEFLRVGYYVNNDYEDEQLREEPPTKVLLDKVQRNILSDKPRVTKFPINFHPEDEQTPAAADPPPPTEQSDDQQQADDNCDEAQVLPEQPPIPHES